One stretch of Clavibacter californiensis DNA includes these proteins:
- the rnpA gene encoding ribonuclease P protein component encodes MLARRNRVTSGADYRTIVRRGRRTTTGTAVVSALAGPQDSPTRFGFIVSKKVGNAVTRNLVRRRLKAVSADVLRTVPTGTSIVIRVLPGMEQTPWDTLQEEIASAVTRVVRTI; translated from the coding sequence GTGCTCGCTCGGCGGAATCGCGTGACGAGCGGTGCGGACTACCGCACCATCGTCAGGCGAGGACGCCGGACGACCACGGGGACCGCGGTCGTGTCCGCGCTGGCCGGCCCCCAGGACTCGCCCACCCGCTTCGGGTTCATCGTCTCGAAGAAGGTCGGCAACGCCGTCACCCGCAACCTCGTCCGCAGGCGCCTCAAGGCCGTGTCGGCCGATGTGCTCCGCACGGTCCCCACGGGCACCTCCATCGTGATCCGCGTACTGCCAGGCATGGAGCAGACCCCGTGGGATACCCTGCAGGAGGAGATCGCGTCAGCCGTGACGCGGGTCGTGAGGACGATATGA
- the rpmH gene encoding 50S ribosomal protein L34 codes for MSKRTFQPNNRKKAKKHGFRLRMRTRAGRAILAARRGKGRTELSA; via the coding sequence GTGAGCAAGCGCACCTTCCAGCCGAACAACCGCAAGAAGGCCAAGAAGCACGGCTTCCGCCTCCGCATGCGCACCCGTGCCGGCCGTGCCATCCTCGCCGCCCGTCGTGGCAAGGGACGCACCGAGCTCTCCGCGTAG
- the dnaA gene encoding chromosomal replication initiator protein DnaA: MSDRSDPTHAIWQKVLAALTADDRITPQLHGFISLVEPKGVMTGTLYLEVPNDLTRGMLEQRIRVPLLNAIGSLDEAAGVSNFAIVVNPEIAQDAFAQHPEPAAEQPYIETPTITAPTDNPGLPASPSRGDSRLNPKYGFDTFVIGGSNRFAHAAAVAVAEAPAKAYNPLFIYGDSGLGKTHLLHAIGHYAISLYPGIRVRYVSSEEFTNDFINSIANNRSSLFQSRYRDNDILLIDDIQFLQGKDSTQEAFFHTFNTLHDHNKQVVITSDLPPKHLTGFEDRMRSRFEWGLITDVQAPDLETRIAILRKKAQSEKLQVPDDILEYMATKVTSNIRELEGTLIRVTAFASLNKTPVDLALVQTVLKDLITLDEDNVIAPVDIINHTAAYFKLTVDDLYGSSRSQAVATARQIAMYLCRELTNLSLPKIGQLFGNRDHTTVMYANKKITELMKERRSIYNQVTELTSRIKQNHRYGKM; encoded by the coding sequence ATGTCCGACCGCTCCGACCCGACGCACGCGATCTGGCAGAAGGTGCTCGCCGCCCTCACCGCGGACGATCGGATCACCCCGCAGCTGCACGGCTTCATCAGCCTCGTGGAGCCCAAGGGCGTCATGACCGGCACCCTGTACCTCGAGGTCCCCAACGACCTCACCCGCGGGATGCTCGAGCAGCGCATCCGCGTCCCGCTCCTGAACGCCATCGGCTCGCTCGACGAGGCCGCGGGCGTCAGCAACTTCGCCATCGTGGTCAACCCCGAGATCGCGCAGGACGCCTTCGCCCAGCATCCCGAGCCGGCCGCTGAGCAGCCCTACATCGAGACGCCGACCATCACGGCGCCCACGGACAACCCGGGGCTGCCTGCCTCGCCGTCTCGCGGCGACTCGCGTCTCAACCCGAAGTACGGCTTCGACACCTTCGTCATCGGCGGGTCCAACCGGTTCGCCCACGCCGCGGCAGTCGCCGTCGCGGAGGCGCCGGCCAAGGCCTACAACCCTCTCTTCATCTACGGAGACTCCGGGCTCGGCAAGACCCACCTGCTGCACGCGATCGGCCACTACGCCATCAGCCTCTACCCCGGCATCCGCGTGCGGTACGTGAGCTCCGAGGAGTTCACCAACGACTTCATCAACTCGATCGCGAACAACCGGTCCTCGCTGTTCCAGTCGCGCTACCGGGACAACGACATCCTGCTGATCGACGACATCCAGTTCCTCCAGGGCAAGGACTCCACGCAGGAGGCCTTCTTCCACACCTTCAACACGCTGCACGACCACAACAAGCAGGTGGTGATCACGAGCGACCTGCCGCCGAAGCACCTCACGGGCTTCGAGGACCGCATGCGCTCCCGCTTCGAGTGGGGCCTCATCACCGACGTGCAGGCGCCCGACCTCGAGACGCGCATCGCGATCCTCAGGAAGAAGGCGCAGAGCGAGAAGCTGCAGGTGCCGGACGACATCCTCGAGTACATGGCCACCAAGGTCACGTCGAACATCCGCGAGCTCGAGGGCACGCTGATCCGCGTGACGGCGTTCGCGAGCCTCAACAAGACGCCCGTCGACCTCGCGCTCGTGCAGACGGTCCTGAAGGACCTGATCACGCTGGACGAGGACAACGTCATCGCTCCGGTCGACATCATCAACCACACCGCTGCCTACTTCAAGCTCACCGTCGATGACCTCTACGGCTCGTCCCGGTCCCAGGCCGTGGCCACGGCACGCCAGATCGCCATGTACCTGTGCCGCGAGCTGACCAACCTCTCGCTGCCCAAGATCGGTCAGCTGTTCGGCAACCGGGACCACACGACGGTCATGTACGCCAACAAGAAGATCACCGAGCTCATGAAGGAGCGCCGCTCCATCTACAACCAGGTGACGGAGCTCACGAGCCGGATCAAGCAGAACCACCGCTACGGCAAGATGTGA
- the dnaN gene encoding DNA polymerase III subunit beta — protein MKFQVNRDVFSEAVSFAVKLLPQRTTLPILSGVLIEATEDGLTLSSFDYEVSARTQIQADIDEPGRVLVSGRLLADIANRLPNAPVRFTTEDSKITVSCGSAHFTLLSMPVEEYPTLPQISEQSGLLPAEQFAAAVSQVAVAASRDDVTPVITGVQLEVGEMSLGLIATDRYRVAVREIDWDGGDSTTDATTRTALVPARTLQEIGKTFGHSGTISVAITDTDDRQLIAFSADRKTVTSLLIRGNFPPVKRLFPETVDNYAVINTADLIEATRRVQLVLEREAALRFTFTIDGLTLEAIGSEHAQASESIDALLTGVDTVVSLKPQFLLDGLGAVHSEFVRLSFTKTDNPNKPGPVLITSQSSKDQAGADNYRYLLQPNLLLR, from the coding sequence GTGAAGTTCCAAGTCAACAGGGACGTCTTCAGCGAGGCGGTGTCCTTCGCCGTCAAGCTCCTCCCGCAGCGCACGACCCTCCCGATCCTGAGCGGGGTGCTCATCGAGGCGACCGAGGACGGACTGACGCTGTCGTCGTTCGACTACGAGGTCTCCGCACGCACGCAGATCCAGGCGGACATCGATGAGCCCGGCCGCGTGCTGGTCTCCGGCCGTCTGCTCGCCGACATCGCGAACCGCCTCCCGAACGCCCCGGTGCGGTTCACCACCGAGGACTCCAAGATCACGGTCTCGTGCGGATCAGCGCACTTCACGCTGCTGAGCATGCCCGTCGAGGAGTACCCGACCCTGCCGCAGATCTCAGAGCAGTCCGGCCTCCTGCCGGCCGAGCAGTTCGCCGCCGCGGTCTCGCAGGTCGCCGTCGCGGCGTCACGCGACGACGTGACGCCCGTGATCACCGGCGTCCAGCTCGAGGTGGGGGAGATGAGCCTCGGCTTGATCGCCACGGACCGCTACCGCGTGGCCGTGCGCGAGATCGACTGGGACGGCGGCGACTCCACGACCGACGCCACCACCCGCACCGCCCTGGTGCCCGCCCGCACCCTGCAGGAGATCGGCAAGACCTTCGGTCACAGCGGCACCATCTCGGTCGCCATCACCGACACCGACGACCGCCAGCTCATCGCGTTCAGCGCAGACAGGAAGACCGTCACGTCGCTGCTGATCCGCGGCAACTTCCCGCCGGTCAAGCGCCTCTTCCCCGAGACGGTCGACAACTACGCGGTCATCAACACGGCCGACCTCATCGAGGCGACGCGGCGCGTCCAGCTCGTGCTGGAGCGAGAGGCGGCCCTCCGGTTCACCTTCACGATCGACGGCCTCACCCTCGAGGCCATCGGATCCGAGCACGCGCAGGCATCGGAGAGCATCGACGCCCTCCTGACGGGCGTCGACACCGTGGTGTCGCTGAAGCCCCAGTTCCTGCTGGACGGCCTCGGCGCCGTCCACTCCGAGTTCGTCCGGCTCTCGTTCACGAAGACGGACAACCCCAACAAGCCCGGCCCCGTGCTCATCACGAGCCAGTCCTCCAAGGACCAGGCCGGCGCTGACAACTACCGGTACCTGCTGCAGCCGAACCTGCTGCTCCGCTAG
- the gnd gene encoding phosphogluconate dehydrogenase (NAD(+)-dependent, decarboxylating), protein MHIGLVGLGKMGARMRARLEANGIEVTGYDTNPDVSDVATLDDLAAALPTPRLVWVMVPAGKVTQNVVGDLARILEPGDLVIDGGNSKFTDDFAHAGLLAEKGIDFVDAGVSGGVWGLENGYGLMVGGPVEQVQRAMPVFDALRPEGPREEGFVHVGDSGAGHYAKMVHNGIEYAMMQSFAEGYELLAARKDIIKDVTGTFEAWQRGTVVRSWLLELLVKALKEDPGFEDIEGFVQDSGEGRWTIEEALDNAVPMPAISASIFARFSSRQEDSPAMKAVAALRNQFGGHSVQKKS, encoded by the coding sequence ATGCACATCGGACTCGTTGGACTCGGCAAGATGGGTGCCCGCATGCGCGCGCGCCTCGAGGCGAACGGCATCGAGGTGACCGGCTACGACACGAACCCCGACGTCTCTGACGTGGCCACGCTCGACGACCTCGCCGCCGCGCTGCCCACCCCGCGCCTCGTCTGGGTCATGGTCCCGGCCGGCAAGGTCACCCAGAACGTCGTGGGCGACCTCGCCCGCATCCTGGAGCCGGGCGACCTCGTGATCGACGGCGGCAACTCCAAGTTCACCGACGACTTCGCGCATGCGGGACTGCTCGCGGAGAAGGGGATCGACTTCGTCGACGCCGGCGTCTCGGGCGGCGTGTGGGGCCTCGAGAACGGATACGGCCTCATGGTCGGCGGTCCGGTCGAGCAGGTCCAGCGGGCGATGCCCGTGTTCGACGCGCTGCGTCCCGAGGGACCCCGCGAGGAGGGCTTCGTCCACGTCGGCGACTCCGGCGCGGGGCACTACGCGAAGATGGTCCACAACGGCATCGAGTACGCGATGATGCAGTCGTTCGCCGAGGGCTACGAGCTCCTCGCGGCGCGCAAGGACATCATCAAGGACGTCACCGGCACGTTCGAGGCGTGGCAGCGGGGCACGGTCGTCCGCTCCTGGCTGCTCGAGCTCCTGGTCAAGGCGCTCAAGGAGGACCCGGGCTTCGAGGACATCGAGGGCTTCGTGCAGGACTCGGGCGAGGGCCGGTGGACCATCGAGGAGGCGCTCGACAACGCCGTCCCGATGCCCGCCATCAGCGCGTCGATCTTCGCGCGTTTCTCCTCCCGCCAGGAGGACTCCCCGGCCATGAAGGCCGTCGCGGCGCTGCGCAACCAGTTCGGCGGCCACTCGGTGCAGAAGAAGTCCTGA
- the recF gene encoding DNA replication/repair protein RecF (All proteins in this family for which functions are known are DNA-binding proteins that assist the filamentation of RecA onto DNA for the initiation of recombination or recombinational repair.), with amino-acid sequence MIVRHLFLGDFRNYTRADVALLPGATLFVGSNGQGKTNLVEALGFLSTLGSHRVSTDQALIRQGAESAVIRALLQHAGRELRVEVQINRSSANRAQVNSTPTKPRELPRYFSSVLFAPEDLALVRGDPSGRRRLLDQLLVLRTPRLAGVLSDYDRALKQRNTLLKSARARGMKADQLGTLDIWDERLVAIGSQIIAARGALVEALQPELARAYLAVAGSDHGPSASPELSILADDPGEDDVADETGGRDGGRFTRTENVVPVFAAAIARMRPRELERGLTLVGPHRDDVLFRLNGLPAKGYASHGESWSFALALKLASAELLRRDSQTGDPVLILDDVFAELDQARRGRLAEAVTGFEQVLITAAVFEDVPAHLAANAVHIRAGEIVDAPAPASASDAEDGGAA; translated from the coding sequence ATGATCGTCCGTCACCTCTTCCTGGGTGACTTCCGCAACTACACTCGCGCGGACGTCGCGCTCCTGCCCGGTGCCACCCTCTTCGTGGGGAGCAACGGGCAGGGCAAGACGAACCTGGTGGAGGCGCTGGGCTTCCTGAGCACGCTCGGGTCGCACCGCGTCTCCACCGACCAGGCCCTCATCCGGCAGGGTGCCGAATCCGCGGTGATCCGGGCGCTGCTGCAGCATGCGGGCCGAGAGCTCCGGGTCGAGGTGCAGATCAACCGGTCCTCGGCCAATCGCGCGCAGGTCAACAGCACGCCGACCAAGCCGCGCGAGCTGCCGCGGTACTTCTCGAGCGTGCTGTTCGCGCCCGAGGACCTGGCCCTCGTGCGCGGGGATCCGTCGGGGCGTCGCCGGCTGCTCGACCAGCTGCTCGTGCTGCGCACGCCGCGGCTCGCTGGCGTGCTGTCGGACTACGACCGGGCGTTGAAGCAGCGCAACACGCTGCTGAAGTCGGCGCGGGCGCGCGGGATGAAGGCCGACCAGCTGGGGACGCTCGACATCTGGGACGAGCGGCTCGTCGCGATCGGATCGCAGATCATCGCAGCGCGCGGCGCCCTGGTCGAGGCGCTGCAGCCGGAGCTGGCGCGCGCGTACCTTGCCGTGGCGGGATCCGACCACGGGCCCTCCGCGAGTCCGGAGCTGAGCATCCTCGCGGATGACCCGGGTGAGGATGACGTCGCGGACGAGACGGGCGGGCGCGATGGCGGCCGCTTCACGCGGACCGAGAACGTCGTGCCGGTCTTCGCCGCGGCCATCGCGCGGATGCGACCACGCGAGCTCGAGCGGGGCCTGACCCTGGTCGGCCCGCATCGGGACGACGTGCTGTTCCGGCTCAACGGGTTACCCGCGAAGGGCTATGCCAGCCACGGGGAGTCGTGGTCGTTCGCCCTCGCGTTGAAGCTCGCCTCGGCGGAGCTGCTGCGACGCGACTCGCAGACGGGGGATCCCGTGCTGATCCTCGACGACGTGTTCGCCGAGCTCGACCAGGCCAGACGCGGGCGGCTGGCGGAGGCCGTCACCGGCTTCGAGCAGGTGCTGATCACCGCGGCCGTGTTCGAGGACGTGCCCGCGCACCTGGCGGCGAACGCCGTGCACATCCGGGCCGGGGAGATCGTGGACGCTCCGGCGCCTGCATCGGCATCCGACGCCGAGGATGGGGGAGCGGCATGA
- a CDS encoding DUF721 domain-containing protein yields the protein MIPRAPDGGPMPESEAVAVYRRFRKVFGDASVRSPSARKRREQKAGSSPFQPGRDPDSLGNVMDSLTSRMGWTSSLSQAELMAAWTTIAGEETAVHSSPVGIEDGLLTVECESTAWATQLRLMRVEITTRIAERFPDAGIRSIRFQGPNAPSWKKGPRSIPGRGPRDTYG from the coding sequence ATGATCCCCCGCGCACCTGACGGCGGTCCGATGCCCGAGTCGGAGGCGGTGGCGGTCTACCGCCGGTTCCGCAAGGTGTTCGGCGACGCGTCCGTCCGCTCGCCGTCGGCGCGGAAGCGCCGCGAGCAGAAGGCCGGCAGCTCGCCGTTCCAACCCGGACGGGATCCCGACTCGCTCGGGAACGTGATGGACTCGCTCACCTCGCGGATGGGCTGGACGTCATCGCTGTCGCAGGCCGAGCTCATGGCCGCGTGGACGACCATCGCCGGCGAGGAGACGGCCGTGCACTCGTCCCCCGTCGGGATCGAGGACGGCCTCCTCACCGTCGAGTGCGAGTCGACGGCGTGGGCCACTCAGCTGCGGTTGATGCGCGTGGAGATCACGACGCGCATCGCCGAGCGCTTCCCCGACGCGGGCATCCGGTCGATCCGCTTCCAGGGGCCGAACGCCCCGTCCTGGAAAAAGGGTCCCAGGTCGATCCCAGGGCGGGGCCCGCGCGATACCTACGGCTAG
- the gyrB gene encoding DNA topoisomerase (ATP-hydrolyzing) subunit B, protein MTSDATQDLPDDSTPDEVEVEETHNDSDHITRQQVSNDYGANEIQVLEGLEAVRKRPGMYIGSTGPRGLHHLVSEIVDNSVDEALAGFASDIQITMRKDGGIRVVDDGRGIPVDIHPIEGISTVELVLTKLHAGGKFGGGGYAVSGGLHGVGSSVVNALSERLDVEVRRQGAVWRQSFTIGVPDAPLQKGEGSTETGTTITFWPSREIFETVEFDYDTLRARFQQMAFLNKGLALTLHDEREVDGAEHRTEKFLYERGLVDYVEHLVKAKKTEVVNADVIAFESEDTVKKISLEVAMQWTTSYTESVHTYANTINTHEGGTHEEGFRAALTTLVNRYARENKLLREKDENLTGDDVREGLTAVISVKLGEPQFEGQTKTKLGNTEAKAYVQRIVGQQLGDWLEKNPAQAKDIIRKGMQASQARLAARKAREQTRRKGLLESGGMPGKLKDCQSKDPALSEVFLVEGDSAGGSAVQGRNPTTQAILPLRGKILNVEKARLDRALQNNEVQSMITAFGAGIGEDFNAEKVRYHKIVLMADADVDGQHITTLLLTLLFRYMRPLIELGYVYLAQPPLYRLKWSNAEHQYVYTDAERDALLVHGQANGKKMPKDNGIQRYKGLGEMDYKELWETTMDPATRTLMQVTLDDAAGADEVFSTLMGEDVESRRSFIQRNAKDVRFLDI, encoded by the coding sequence ATGACATCGGATGCCACACAGGACCTCCCCGACGACTCCACCCCCGACGAGGTGGAGGTCGAGGAGACGCACAACGACTCCGACCACATCACCCGCCAGCAGGTCAGCAACGACTACGGCGCCAACGAGATCCAGGTGCTCGAGGGCCTCGAGGCCGTGCGGAAGCGCCCCGGCATGTACATCGGATCCACCGGCCCGCGCGGTCTGCACCACCTGGTGAGCGAGATCGTCGACAACTCCGTCGACGAGGCCCTCGCCGGGTTCGCCAGCGACATCCAGATCACCATGCGCAAGGACGGCGGCATCCGCGTCGTCGACGACGGTCGCGGTATCCCGGTCGACATCCACCCGATCGAGGGCATCTCGACGGTCGAGCTCGTCCTCACCAAGCTGCACGCTGGCGGCAAGTTCGGCGGCGGCGGATACGCGGTGTCCGGCGGCCTGCACGGTGTCGGCAGCTCCGTGGTGAACGCGCTGTCCGAGCGCCTCGACGTCGAGGTGCGCCGCCAGGGCGCCGTATGGCGCCAGAGCTTCACCATCGGCGTGCCGGACGCACCGCTCCAGAAGGGCGAGGGATCCACCGAGACCGGCACCACGATCACCTTCTGGCCGAGCCGCGAGATCTTCGAGACCGTCGAGTTCGACTACGACACCCTCCGCGCGCGCTTCCAGCAGATGGCGTTCCTCAACAAGGGCCTCGCCCTCACGCTGCACGACGAGCGCGAGGTGGACGGCGCCGAGCACCGCACCGAGAAGTTCCTCTACGAGCGGGGCCTCGTCGACTACGTGGAGCACCTCGTGAAGGCGAAGAAGACCGAGGTCGTCAACGCCGACGTCATCGCCTTCGAGTCCGAGGACACGGTCAAGAAGATCAGCCTCGAGGTCGCGATGCAGTGGACCACCTCCTACACGGAGAGCGTCCACACCTACGCGAACACCATCAACACGCACGAGGGCGGCACGCACGAGGAGGGGTTCCGCGCGGCGCTCACCACGCTCGTCAACCGCTACGCGCGCGAGAACAAGCTGCTCCGCGAGAAGGACGAGAACCTCACGGGCGACGACGTCCGCGAGGGCCTCACCGCCGTCATCTCGGTGAAGCTCGGCGAACCGCAGTTCGAGGGCCAGACCAAGACCAAGCTCGGCAACACCGAGGCCAAGGCCTACGTCCAGCGCATCGTCGGACAGCAGCTGGGGGACTGGCTGGAGAAGAACCCCGCGCAGGCGAAGGACATCATCCGCAAGGGGATGCAGGCCTCGCAGGCCCGTCTCGCCGCCCGCAAGGCGCGCGAGCAGACCCGGCGCAAGGGCCTGCTCGAGTCGGGCGGCATGCCCGGCAAGCTCAAGGACTGCCAGAGCAAGGACCCGGCGCTCAGCGAGGTGTTCCTCGTCGAGGGCGACTCGGCCGGCGGATCCGCGGTGCAGGGGCGCAACCCCACCACGCAGGCGATCCTGCCGCTGCGGGGCAAGATCCTCAACGTCGAGAAGGCCCGGCTCGACCGCGCGCTGCAGAACAACGAGGTGCAGTCGATGATCACCGCGTTCGGCGCGGGCATCGGCGAGGACTTCAACGCCGAGAAGGTCAGGTACCACAAGATCGTGCTCATGGCCGACGCGGACGTCGACGGCCAGCACATCACGACCCTGCTGCTCACCCTGCTGTTCCGCTACATGCGGCCCCTCATCGAGCTCGGCTACGTCTACCTGGCGCAGCCGCCGCTGTACCGGCTCAAGTGGTCGAACGCGGAGCACCAGTACGTCTACACGGATGCCGAGCGCGATGCCCTGCTGGTGCACGGGCAGGCCAACGGCAAGAAGATGCCGAAGGACAACGGCATCCAGCGCTACAAGGGCCTCGGCGAGATGGACTACAAGGAGCTGTGGGAGACCACCATGGATCCGGCGACCCGCACGCTCATGCAGGTCACGCTCGACGACGCCGCGGGTGCCGACGAGGTGTTCTCGACGCTGATGGGCGAGGACGTCGAGTCCCGCCGGAGCTTCATCCAGCGCAACGCCAAGGACGTCAGGTTCCTCGACATCTGA